One part of the Actinotignum schaalii genome encodes these proteins:
- the rplQ gene encoding 50S ribosomal protein L17, translating to MPKPTKGPRLGGSPAHQRKILANLCKELIHHTSIKTTEAKARAVRPHIEKLITKAKKGDTHNRRLALKVLGDRETAYILFEELAPLFAEREGGYTRITKVGNRRGDNTPMAVISLVTEKVSPKQAVVKEAEKAAERAAAAEEAESAESAESAESAESAESAESAESAESAESAPSADEAAEAEKAEEAK from the coding sequence ATGCCTAAGCCCACCAAGGGTCCGCGCCTCGGCGGTAGCCCCGCCCACCAGCGCAAGATTCTTGCCAACCTGTGCAAGGAACTTATTCATCACACGTCGATTAAGACCACCGAAGCGAAGGCTCGCGCGGTGCGTCCCCATATCGAAAAGCTCATCACGAAGGCGAAGAAGGGTGATACCCACAATCGCCGCCTGGCCCTCAAGGTGCTGGGTGACCGTGAAACCGCCTACATCCTCTTCGAGGAACTCGCCCCGCTGTTCGCGGAACGCGAGGGTGGCTACACCCGCATCACCAAGGTGGGCAACCGCCGCGGTGATAACACCCCGATGGCCGTTATTTCTCTGGTGACCGAGAAGGTCTCCCCGAAGCAGGCGGTCGTCAAGGAAGCGGAAAAGGCCGCCGAGCGTGCCGCCGCTGCGGAAGAAGCCGAGTCGGCTGAGTCTGCCGAAAGCGCGGAGTCCGCGGAATCGGCTGAGTCTGCCGAGAGCGCCGAGTCTGCCGAATCTGCGGAATCGGCTCCCAGCGCGGACGAAGCTGCGGAAGCCGAGAAGGCCGAAGAAGCTAAGTAA
- a CDS encoding DNA-directed RNA polymerase subunit alpha, with product MLIAQRPVLSEEKISEFRSRFVLEPLEPGFGYTLGNSLRRTLLSSIPGAAVTSIRIDGVLHEFSTIPGVKEDVAEIILNLKELVVSSDNDEPVLMYLRKTGPGEVTAADITPPAGVEILNQDLHIATLNDKGKLEIDLTVERGRGYVSAALNKGDNDEIGRIPIDSIYSPVLKVSYKVEATRVEQRTDFDRLVVDVETKESTTPRDALASAGKTLVELFGLAVDLNDEAEGIEIGPAPVTEQRSSDLQRPITILNLPARSQNCLQREGIHTIGELVQRSEADLLDIRNFGAKSIDDVKDELAKMDLSLKDSGSSFLGGGFDDFGMQFSDDSQA from the coding sequence GTGCTTATTGCACAACGTCCCGTTCTGAGTGAAGAGAAGATCTCCGAATTCCGGTCCCGGTTCGTCCTCGAACCGCTCGAACCCGGATTCGGGTACACGCTGGGTAATTCCCTGCGCCGTACCCTGCTGTCCTCCATTCCCGGTGCTGCGGTCACCTCGATTCGCATCGATGGGGTGCTCCACGAGTTCTCCACCATTCCCGGTGTGAAGGAAGATGTTGCGGAGATCATCCTCAACCTCAAGGAACTTGTTGTCTCCTCGGATAACGACGAACCGGTCCTCATGTACCTGCGGAAGACCGGCCCGGGCGAAGTGACCGCCGCGGATATCACCCCGCCGGCGGGCGTGGAGATCCTCAACCAGGATCTGCATATCGCCACCCTCAATGACAAGGGCAAGCTCGAAATCGACCTCACGGTGGAACGCGGGCGCGGCTATGTTTCCGCGGCCCTCAACAAGGGCGATAACGATGAGATCGGCCGCATTCCGATTGACTCGATCTACTCGCCGGTGCTCAAGGTTTCCTACAAGGTGGAAGCCACCCGTGTGGAACAGCGCACCGACTTTGATCGCCTCGTGGTGGATGTGGAAACCAAGGAGTCGACGACCCCGCGGGATGCTCTCGCCTCTGCCGGCAAAACCCTCGTGGAGCTCTTCGGCCTGGCCGTGGATCTCAATGACGAAGCCGAAGGCATCGAAATTGGTCCGGCACCGGTGACCGAGCAGCGTTCTTCGGATCTGCAGCGCCCGATCACCATTCTCAACCTGCCCGCACGTTCCCAGAACTGCCTGCAGCGCGAAGGTATCCACACCATTGGGGAACTGGTGCAGCGTTCGGAAGCCGACCTGCTCGATATTCGCAACTTCGGGGCGAAGTCCATCGATGATGTCAAGGATGAACTGGCGAAGATGGACCTGAGCCTCAAGGATTCCGGATCGAGCTTCCTCGGTGGCGGATTCGATGATTTCGGGATGCAGTTCAGCGACGATTCTCAGGCCTGA
- the rpsK gene encoding 30S ribosomal protein S11: MARQTRSANAGARRPRRNQRRNVTVGQAHIKSTFNNTIVSITDPTGAVIASASSGMVGFKGSRKSTPYAAQLAAENAARQAMEQGMKKVDVFVKGPGSGRETAIRSLTASGLEVTSISDVTPQAFNGCRPPKRRRV; this comes from the coding sequence ATGGCTCGTCAGACTCGTTCTGCTAACGCCGGTGCGCGCCGTCCGCGTCGCAATCAGCGTCGTAATGTCACCGTGGGTCAGGCCCACATTAAGTCCACCTTCAATAACACCATCGTGTCCATCACCGATCCCACCGGTGCGGTGATTGCTTCCGCGTCCTCCGGGATGGTTGGCTTCAAGGGCTCGCGTAAGTCGACTCCCTACGCCGCGCAGCTCGCCGCGGAAAACGCCGCGCGCCAGGCCATGGAACAGGGCATGAAGAAGGTTGATGTATTCGTCAAGGGTCCGGGTTCCGGGCGCGAAACCGCGATCCGTTCCCTGACCGCCTCCGGGCTGGAAGTCACCTCCATTTCCGATGTGACTCCGCAGGCCTTCAACGGGTGCCGCCCGCCCAAGCGCCGTCGCGTCTAG
- the rpsM gene encoding 30S ribosomal protein S13 encodes MARLSGVDLPREKRIEIALTYIFGIGRTRAHETLAATGVNPDTRVRDLTEDDLVKLKNHIDENYKVEGDLRREVQADIRRKIEIGSYQGLRHRRGLPVHGQRTKTNARTRKGPKRTVAGKKKAK; translated from the coding sequence TTGGCACGTCTCTCCGGCGTTGATCTCCCCCGCGAAAAGCGGATTGAGATCGCGCTTACTTACATTTTTGGCATCGGACGCACCCGCGCCCACGAGACCCTCGCCGCTACCGGGGTGAACCCGGATACCCGCGTGCGTGATCTCACTGAAGACGATCTGGTGAAACTCAAGAACCATATCGACGAGAACTACAAGGTTGAAGGCGACCTGCGCCGCGAAGTCCAGGCCGATATTCGCCGCAAGATCGAAATCGGTTCGTACCAGGGCCTGCGTCACCGCCGCGGCCTGCCCGTGCACGGGCAGCGCACCAAGACCAACGCGCGCACCCGCAAGGGCCCCAAGCGCACCGTGGCCGGTAAGAAGAAGGCCAAGTAG
- the rpmJ gene encoding 50S ribosomal protein L36 produces MKVKPSVKRICDNCKVIRRHGRVMVICSSNPRHKQRQG; encoded by the coding sequence ATGAAGGTCAAGCCGAGCGTTAAGCGCATTTGCGATAACTGCAAGGTCATTCGGCGCCACGGTCGCGTCATGGTGATTTGCAGCTCGAATCCGCGCCATAAGCAGCGTCAGGGCTAA
- the infA gene encoding translation initiation factor IF-1 codes for MAKKDGVIEVEGSVIEALPNAMFKVELENGHEVLAHISGKMRQHYIRILPEDRVVVELTPYDLNRGRIVYRYK; via the coding sequence ATGGCGAAGAAAGACGGCGTCATCGAAGTTGAAGGCAGCGTGATCGAAGCGCTGCCCAACGCGATGTTCAAGGTCGAGCTGGAAAACGGGCACGAAGTTCTGGCCCATATTTCCGGCAAAATGCGTCAGCACTACATTCGTATCCTGCCCGAGGATCGGGTGGTTGTAGAGCTCACGCCCTATGACCTGAACCGCGGGCGGATTGTCTACCGCTACAAGTGA
- the map gene encoding type I methionyl aminopeptidase, with product MINLRSEADILGMRQAALVVRAIHDDLRAHVKAGMSTAQLDQRAKAVLEAHGAVSNFYGYYDYPAQTCISVNNTVVHGIPSEEEILKPGDLVSFDCGALLNGWNGDSCFSIVLPGGDEKQMAARQRLSDITEESMWVGIAAMATGKFVSDIGAAIDDFVVAQNPEPGIVEEFTGHGIGRAMHEDPTVFNYRTRGRGPRLKAGMVLCIEPILTAGSQENITLADGWTVKTADGQDACHWESQIAKHAGGIWVLNEPDGGAARLAKYGVVPVPLGD from the coding sequence ATGATTAATCTTCGCAGCGAGGCGGATATCCTGGGCATGCGCCAGGCCGCGCTCGTGGTGCGCGCGATTCACGATGACTTGCGTGCCCACGTAAAAGCCGGGATGTCGACGGCGCAGCTCGATCAGCGCGCCAAGGCCGTCTTGGAGGCACACGGGGCCGTCTCGAATTTTTACGGGTATTACGATTACCCGGCCCAGACCTGCATCTCGGTAAATAATACCGTGGTGCACGGTATCCCCAGCGAAGAGGAAATCCTCAAGCCGGGGGACCTGGTCTCCTTCGACTGCGGGGCACTCCTCAATGGCTGGAACGGGGATTCCTGTTTCTCCATCGTGCTACCGGGCGGGGATGAGAAGCAGATGGCCGCCCGCCAGCGGCTCTCCGATATCACGGAAGAATCCATGTGGGTGGGTATCGCCGCGATGGCCACCGGCAAATTCGTCTCCGATATCGGGGCGGCTATCGATGATTTCGTGGTAGCCCAAAATCCCGAACCGGGCATCGTGGAAGAATTCACCGGGCACGGCATCGGGCGGGCCATGCACGAAGACCCCACGGTCTTCAACTACCGCACTCGCGGGCGCGGGCCCCGGCTCAAGGCCGGCATGGTGCTGTGCATCGAACCGATTCTTACCGCCGGCTCCCAGGAGAACATCACCCTGGCCGATGGCTGGACGGTCAAAACCGCGGATGGCCAGGATGCCTGCCACTGGGAAAGCCAAATCGCCAAGCACGCCGGCGGTATCTGGGTGCTCAACGAGCCCGATGGGGGAGCAGCTCGCCTCGCGAAGTACGGTGTGGTGCCGGTTCCCCTCGGGGACTAG
- a CDS encoding adenylate kinase — protein sequence MSVRLILVGPPGAGKGTQAAGIAQRYGIPAISTGDLFRAHAKAQDELGRLAASYSEKGELVPDSVTNQMVEERLGEADAAAGFLLDGYPRNLDQVSALDAMLGEKNVDAVVELQADDDVVVQRLLGRALEQGRADDTEDVIRHRIEVYHATTKPIIDAYASRGLVVSVNGLGTVEEVAAAIDSALRDFLGR from the coding sequence ATGTCAGTACGTTTGATTTTGGTTGGCCCCCCGGGCGCGGGCAAAGGCACCCAGGCGGCCGGCATCGCGCAGCGCTACGGTATCCCGGCGATTTCCACCGGCGATCTATTCCGCGCGCACGCCAAGGCCCAGGATGAACTCGGGCGGCTGGCCGCTTCCTACTCGGAAAAGGGCGAGCTGGTTCCCGATTCGGTCACCAACCAGATGGTGGAGGAGCGCCTCGGCGAAGCCGATGCGGCCGCCGGTTTCCTTCTGGATGGCTACCCGCGCAACCTCGACCAGGTGAGCGCCCTGGATGCCATGCTCGGTGAGAAGAACGTGGACGCCGTGGTGGAACTGCAGGCCGACGACGACGTGGTGGTCCAGCGCCTCCTCGGGCGCGCCCTCGAGCAGGGCCGCGCCGACGATACCGAGGATGTTATCCGCCACCGCATCGAGGTGTACCACGCCACCACCAAGCCGATTATCGACGCCTACGCCAGCCGCGGGCTCGTGGTCTCCGTCAACGGCCTGGGTACCGTGGAGGAAGTCGCGGCCGCAATTGATAGCGCGCTGCGCGATTTCCTGGGCCGGTAG
- the secY gene encoding preprotein translocase subunit SecY encodes MIKAFAAAFRTPDLRRKLLFTMMIMVIYRLGSFIPAPFVSLSNIRECTTQQSGAQDLIDMLNLFSGGAMMQLSVFALGIMPYITASIIVQLLRVVIPRFQELHKQGQSGTAKLTEYTRYLTIGLGLLQSSVVVATANFTLFAGCKEPVIPNATWWTYTMTILAMTAGTGLIMWMAELITERGVGNGMSILIFTGICAGFPSMMGQIYAGHGIGTLLIVIVVFALITLVVTFVEQSQRRIPVQYAKRVIGRRTYGGSTTYLPIKINMANVIPVIFASSILMLPTMISTFGNQNSSWVIWIQRNFQHNGWAYILTYALLTFAFTFFYTSIAFDTDEVADNMKKYGGFIPNVRAGKPTADYLHFVSNRLTWVGATYLTIVALIPLLLFSALGIVQSGFGGTSIMILVGVGLQTVKDINAQLQQRHYEGFLGGIR; translated from the coding sequence TTGATTAAGGCTTTCGCAGCTGCTTTCCGCACCCCGGATCTGCGCCGCAAGTTGCTTTTCACCATGATGATTATGGTGATTTACCGCTTGGGCAGCTTCATCCCGGCTCCGTTCGTGAGCCTGAGTAATATTCGGGAGTGCACCACGCAGCAGTCGGGCGCGCAGGATCTCATCGATATGCTCAACCTGTTCTCAGGTGGCGCGATGATGCAGCTCTCCGTTTTCGCCCTCGGAATCATGCCCTATATTACGGCCTCGATTATTGTGCAGCTGCTGCGCGTGGTGATCCCGCGCTTCCAGGAACTGCATAAGCAGGGCCAATCGGGTACCGCGAAGCTGACGGAATACACCCGCTACCTCACCATCGGGCTGGGCCTGCTCCAGTCCTCGGTTGTGGTGGCCACCGCGAACTTCACGCTCTTCGCCGGGTGTAAAGAACCGGTCATCCCGAATGCCACCTGGTGGACCTACACCATGACCATCCTCGCCATGACCGCCGGAACCGGCCTCATCATGTGGATGGCCGAACTCATCACCGAACGCGGGGTGGGCAACGGTATGTCCATCCTCATCTTCACCGGTATTTGCGCCGGCTTCCCCTCGATGATGGGTCAGATCTACGCCGGGCACGGCATCGGCACCCTCCTCATCGTTATCGTGGTCTTCGCGCTCATCACCCTGGTTGTTACCTTCGTGGAGCAGTCCCAGCGCCGCATCCCGGTCCAGTACGCCAAGCGCGTGATCGGCCGGCGCACCTACGGCGGGTCCACCACCTACCTGCCCATCAAGATCAATATGGCGAACGTTATCCCGGTGATCTTCGCTTCCTCGATCCTCATGCTCCCCACCATGATTTCCACCTTCGGAAATCAGAACTCCTCCTGGGTCATCTGGATCCAGCGCAACTTCCAGCACAATGGCTGGGCCTATATCCTCACCTACGCGCTTCTCACCTTCGCCTTCACCTTCTTCTACACCTCCATCGCTTTCGATACGGACGAAGTGGCGGACAATATGAAGAAGTACGGCGGCTTCATCCCGAATGTGCGCGCCGGTAAGCCCACCGCGGATTACCTCCACTTTGTGTCGAATCGCCTCACCTGGGTGGGCGCCACCTACCTCACCATCGTGGCCCTCATCCCGCTGCTGCTCTTCAGCGCGCTCGGCATCGTACAGTCCGGTTTCGGCGGTACCTCCATCATGATTCTGGTGGGTGTGGGCCTCCAGACCGTCAAGGACATCAACGCCCAGCTTCAGCAGCGCCACTACGAAGGCTTCCTCGGCGGCATCCGCTAG
- the rplO gene encoding 50S ribosomal protein L15, with protein MAETEKDSIIKLHDLRPAPGSNKAKIRVGRGEGSKGKTSGRGTKGTRARNTVRPGFEGGQMPLHMRLPKLRGFKNPFRVEYQVINVSALGELFPEGGKVTSADLVAKGAVRKNYPVKVLGTGEISVKLDVEVEAWSNSAKEKIEAAGGSISAPQVESK; from the coding sequence ATGGCGGAAACGGAAAAGGATTCCATCATTAAGCTGCACGACCTGCGTCCGGCTCCCGGTTCGAACAAGGCGAAGATTCGCGTTGGTCGCGGTGAAGGATCCAAGGGTAAGACGTCCGGCCGCGGTACCAAGGGTACCCGGGCACGTAATACCGTGCGTCCCGGTTTCGAAGGTGGCCAGATGCCGCTGCATATGCGCCTTCCGAAGCTGCGCGGTTTCAAGAACCCGTTCCGGGTCGAATACCAGGTCATTAACGTTTCGGCGCTCGGCGAGCTCTTCCCCGAAGGCGGGAAGGTGACCTCGGCGGATCTCGTGGCCAAGGGTGCGGTTCGCAAGAACTACCCGGTCAAGGTTCTCGGAACCGGTGAGATTTCCGTCAAGCTCGACGTTGAAGTGGAAGCGTGGTCGAATTCGGCTAAGGAAAAGATCGAAGCTGCCGGGGGTTCCATCTCCGCGCCGCAGGTCGAATCCAAGTAA
- the rpmD gene encoding 50S ribosomal protein L30: MANLKITQVKGVVGAIQRQKDTLRTLGLRKIGQSVVREDTPEVKGMVRAVAHLVTVEEVD; this comes from the coding sequence ATGGCAAATCTTAAGATCACCCAGGTGAAGGGTGTTGTTGGTGCGATCCAGCGCCAGAAGGACACCCTGCGCACGCTCGGTCTGCGCAAGATCGGTCAGTCCGTTGTGCGCGAGGATACCCCCGAGGTGAAGGGCATGGTTCGCGCCGTGGCTCACCTCGTTACGGTGGAGGAGGTTGACTAA
- the rpsE gene encoding 30S ribosomal protein S5: protein MAAEQQDPAQNGRENRNEGRRGRRDNRRENRRDNRRGEEKNAYIERVVTINRVAKTVKGGRRMSFTALVVVGDGNGLVGVGYGKAREVPAAIAKGTEEAKKNFFRIPRIARTIPHVVQGEDAAGVVLLRPAAPGTGVIAGGPVRAIMECAGIHDVLSKSLGSSNAINIVHATVAALKQLEQPEAVAARRGLPIERVVPEAMLRARAEAEAKEREIEEAEAAKAENEAAAAGVGA from the coding sequence ATGGCTGCAGAGCAGCAGGATCCGGCCCAGAACGGCCGGGAAAATCGCAACGAAGGTCGTCGCGGCCGCCGCGACAACCGTCGTGAGAACCGCCGTGACAACCGTCGCGGTGAAGAAAAGAACGCTTATATCGAGCGCGTGGTGACCATTAACCGCGTTGCGAAGACGGTCAAGGGTGGCCGCCGGATGTCCTTCACCGCCCTCGTGGTGGTGGGCGACGGCAACGGCCTCGTGGGTGTCGGCTACGGCAAGGCCCGCGAAGTTCCCGCCGCTATCGCCAAGGGTACCGAGGAAGCGAAGAAGAACTTCTTCCGCATCCCGCGTATCGCGCGGACCATCCCGCACGTGGTGCAGGGCGAAGACGCCGCCGGCGTTGTGCTGCTGCGTCCGGCCGCTCCCGGTACCGGCGTGATCGCCGGTGGCCCGGTGCGCGCCATTATGGAGTGCGCGGGTATTCACGATGTGCTCTCCAAGTCGCTCGGTTCCTCGAACGCGATCAATATCGTGCACGCCACCGTGGCTGCCCTCAAGCAGCTCGAGCAGCCCGAAGCGGTTGCCGCCCGGCGTGGGCTCCCCATCGAGCGCGTTGTCCCCGAAGCTATGCTGCGGGCCCGCGCCGAAGCGGAAGCTAAGGAACGCGAGATCGAAGAGGCCGAAGCCGCCAAGGCGGAAAATGAGGCCGCGGCCGCGGGAGTTGGTGCGTAA
- the rplR gene encoding 50S ribosomal protein L18, translating into MAVTIKGKGKYIARARRHFRLRKRISGTAARPRLVVSRSNRHIYAQVIDDVVGRTLAAASSYEADLREAEGTKTEIARKVGERVGQRAKDAGISAVVFDRGGNQYHGRVAAVAEGAREAGLDF; encoded by the coding sequence ATGGCTGTTACCATCAAGGGCAAGGGCAAGTACATCGCTCGTGCGCGCCGCCACTTCCGGTTGCGCAAGCGTATTTCCGGTACCGCCGCGCGGCCGCGTCTCGTGGTCTCGCGTTCCAACCGCCATATTTACGCCCAGGTTATCGACGATGTCGTGGGCCGCACTCTCGCGGCCGCCTCGTCCTATGAGGCTGACCTGCGCGAAGCGGAGGGTACCAAGACAGAAATCGCGCGGAAGGTCGGCGAACGCGTCGGTCAGCGCGCCAAGGACGCTGGGATCAGCGCCGTGGTCTTCGACCGCGGTGGCAACCAGTACCACGGTCGCGTTGCAGCTGTCGCCGAAGGTGCGCGCGAAGCAGGACTCGATTTCTAA
- the rplF gene encoding 50S ribosomal protein L6, producing the protein MSRIGRLPIAIPGGVDVSVSGQDVTVKGPKGQLALSVAEPIAVNVDDNTVLVTRPNDERESRSLHGLTRTLVANMIEGVTNGYTKAMEIVGTGYRVVAKGSDLEFSLGYSHTILFEAPEGITFTVTTPTKFTVSGIDKQLVGETAAKIRKLRKPEPYKGKGVKYADEVIRRKAGKAGK; encoded by the coding sequence ATGTCTCGAATTGGTAGGCTTCCCATCGCTATCCCCGGCGGCGTCGACGTGTCGGTTTCCGGCCAGGACGTCACCGTCAAGGGCCCCAAGGGTCAGCTCGCGCTCTCCGTGGCCGAGCCGATCGCGGTCAACGTTGATGACAACACGGTTCTGGTGACCCGGCCGAATGACGAACGCGAATCGCGTTCGCTGCACGGCCTGACCCGCACCCTCGTCGCGAATATGATCGAGGGCGTCACCAACGGGTACACCAAGGCGATGGAAATCGTCGGAACCGGTTACCGCGTGGTGGCCAAGGGTTCGGATCTCGAATTCTCGCTGGGCTACTCCCACACGATTCTTTTCGAAGCTCCCGAAGGCATCACCTTCACGGTGACCACCCCGACCAAGTTCACGGTCTCGGGTATCGATAAGCAGCTCGTGGGCGAAACCGCAGCGAAGATTCGCAAGCTTCGTAAGCCCGAACCCTACAAGGGCAAGGGTGTCAAGTACGCGGACGAAGTTATTCGTCGCAAGGCTGGAAAGGCTGGTAAGTGA
- the rpsH gene encoding 30S ribosomal protein S8, whose amino-acid sequence MTMTDPIADMLTRLRNANSAFHESVSMPYSKIKSHIADILKREGYIDSYEVESAQVGKTLTLTLKYGSNRERALAGVRRISKPGLRVYAKSTNLPRVLDGLGVAILSTSSGLMTDREAKDKGVGGEVLAYVW is encoded by the coding sequence ATGACAATGACTGACCCAATCGCAGACATGCTGACGCGTCTGCGTAACGCCAATTCGGCGTTCCATGAGTCGGTGTCTATGCCGTACTCCAAGATTAAGTCCCATATTGCGGACATCTTGAAGCGCGAAGGCTACATCGACTCCTACGAGGTGGAGAGCGCCCAGGTGGGCAAGACCCTCACCCTCACGTTGAAGTACGGATCTAACCGTGAGCGCGCCCTTGCTGGCGTCCGGCGTATCTCCAAGCCGGGCCTGCGCGTTTACGCGAAGTCCACGAACCTGCCGCGCGTTCTTGACGGCCTGGGTGTGGCTATTTTGTCCACCTCCTCCGGCCTCATGACGGACCGCGAGGCCAAGGATAAGGGCGTTGGCGGGGAAGTCCTCGCCTACGTCTGGTAA
- a CDS encoding type Z 30S ribosomal protein S14 → MAKTALKQKAAGKQKFAVRAYTRCNRCGRPHSVYRKFGLCRICLRELALRGELPGVKKSSW, encoded by the coding sequence ATGGCAAAGACCGCTCTGAAGCAAAAGGCCGCCGGTAAGCAGAAGTTCGCCGTTCGTGCGTACACCCGTTGCAACCGGTGCGGCCGTCCGCATTCCGTTTACCGCAAGTTCGGCCTGTGCCGTATTTGCCTGCGTGAGTTGGCCCTGCGCGGCGAACTCCCCGGTGTTAAGAAGTCCAGCTGGTAA
- the rplE gene encoding 50S ribosomal protein L5: MSDTPRLKVKYREHIIPELQEEFKYVNVNQVPKIVKVVVNMGVGDAARDSKVLDGAVADMTAITGQKPMITKAKKSIAQFKLREGQAIGCFVTIRGDRMWEFLDRLISTALPRIRDFRGLSPKQFDGNGNYTFGLTEQTVFHEIDQDKIDRVRGMDITVVTSAGSDDEGRALLKHLGFPFKEA, from the coding sequence GTGAGCGATACCCCCCGTCTCAAGGTGAAGTATCGGGAACACATCATCCCGGAACTCCAAGAAGAATTTAAGTACGTCAATGTCAACCAGGTTCCCAAGATCGTCAAGGTCGTGGTGAATATGGGCGTGGGTGATGCTGCGCGCGACTCCAAGGTGCTCGACGGCGCCGTCGCCGATATGACGGCGATTACCGGCCAGAAGCCGATGATCACCAAGGCCAAGAAGTCCATCGCGCAGTTTAAGCTGCGTGAGGGTCAGGCCATCGGGTGCTTCGTCACCATCCGCGGTGACCGCATGTGGGAATTCCTCGACCGGCTTATTTCCACCGCGCTGCCGCGTATCCGCGACTTCCGCGGCCTTTCGCCCAAGCAGTTTGACGGCAACGGGAACTACACCTTCGGTCTGACCGAACAGACCGTGTTCCACGAGATCGACCAGGACAAGATTGATCGCGTGCGCGGTATGGACATCACCGTGGTGACCTCTGCCGGGAGCGACGACGAAGGGCGCGCTCTTCTCAAGCATCTCGGATTCCCCTTCAAGGAGGCCTAA
- the rplX gene encoding 50S ribosomal protein L24, whose amino-acid sequence MAKIKKDDLVQVIAGRDKGMQGRVLSVDTKRDRVIVEGVQRVKKHVRVGQTSRGGTTGGIETVEAPIHISNVALVHDGKPIRVGYREVEVERDGKKKIVRERIGRRGGKEIEL is encoded by the coding sequence ATGGCGAAGATTAAGAAGGATGATCTCGTCCAGGTGATCGCCGGGCGCGATAAGGGGATGCAGGGGCGCGTGCTTTCCGTTGATACCAAGCGTGATCGCGTCATCGTGGAAGGCGTCCAGCGCGTGAAGAAGCACGTGCGCGTGGGGCAGACCTCGCGGGGCGGCACCACCGGCGGTATTGAAACCGTTGAGGCACCCATTCACATTTCGAACGTTGCCCTCGTTCACGATGGCAAGCCGATTCGCGTGGGCTACCGCGAGGTAGAGGTGGAGCGCGACGGCAAGAAGAAGATTGTCCGTGAGCGCATCGGACGCCGCGGCGGGAAGGAAATCGAACTGTGA
- the rplN gene encoding 50S ribosomal protein L14 has protein sequence MIQQETRLSVADNTGAKELLCIRVLGGSGRRYAGIGDTIVATVKDAIPGGNVKKGDVVKAVVVRAVKETRRKDGSYIKFDENAAVLLKNDGEPRGTRIFGPVGRELRDAKFMRIISLAPEVI, from the coding sequence ATGATCCAGCAGGAGACGCGGCTTAGCGTCGCCGATAACACCGGTGCCAAGGAACTCTTGTGCATCCGCGTGCTCGGCGGCTCCGGCCGGCGCTACGCCGGAATTGGTGACACCATCGTCGCCACCGTCAAGGATGCTATTCCGGGCGGAAACGTAAAGAAGGGCGACGTCGTTAAGGCGGTCGTCGTCCGTGCAGTTAAGGAAACGCGCCGCAAGGACGGGTCCTACATCAAGTTCGACGAAAACGCAGCCGTGCTGTTGAAGAACGACGGCGAACCCCGCGGCACCCGTATCTTCGGGCCCGTTGGGCGTGAGCTTCGCGACGCGAAGTTCATGCGCATCATTTCGCTGGCTCCGGAGGTGATCTAA
- the rpsQ gene encoding 30S ribosomal protein S17, which produces MSENASTETRNHRKSLRGYVVSDKMDKTVVVEVEDRVKHPLYGKVITRTKRVKAHDENNEVRVGDLVSIMETRPLSATKHFRVVTIIEKAK; this is translated from the coding sequence ATGAGCGAGAACGCAAGCACCGAAACACGTAATCATCGCAAGTCGCTGCGCGGCTACGTGGTCTCCGACAAAATGGACAAGACCGTTGTTGTTGAAGTTGAAGATCGCGTAAAGCACCCGCTATACGGTAAAGTTATTACCCGCACCAAGCGAGTGAAGGCGCATGACGAAAATAACGAGGTTCGCGTAGGCGATTTGGTCTCCATTATGGAAACCCGCCCGCTCTCCGCGACCAAGCACTTCCGGGTCGTTACGATCATCGAGAAGGCGAAGTAG